In Pleurocapsa sp. PCC 7319, the following are encoded in one genomic region:
- a CDS encoding monooxygenase family protein has product MNHASYQIDLPQDTNVVVFLNGIKALNLKGFFWLWQQILTAKMTSVKSVRGCVETKLSICSPKEVVIISYWQDQVSLIEFFHSPLHRRMMKNMMEIIATDQKAIAVFNETYRPLRSGRYFNEPQGLAKIYPAIAQAKAIAK; this is encoded by the coding sequence ATGAATCACGCTTCTTATCAGATCGATTTACCTCAAGATACCAATGTTGTAGTATTTCTCAATGGTATAAAAGCGTTGAATCTTAAAGGCTTTTTTTGGCTATGGCAACAAATATTGACCGCCAAAATGACTAGTGTCAAATCAGTGCGGGGATGTGTAGAGACAAAACTGAGCATTTGTAGTCCTAAAGAAGTAGTGATTATCAGCTATTGGCAAGATCAAGTGAGTTTAATAGAGTTTTTTCATAGTCCTCTACATCGCCGGATGATGAAAAACATGATGGAGATTATTGCCACAGATCAAAAAGCGATCGCCGTGTTTAATGAGACTTATCGACCTCTCCGTAGCGGTAGATATTTCAATGAACCTCAAGGATTGGCAAAAATTTATCCTGCGATCGCGCAAGCCAAAGCAATAGCAAAGTAG
- a CDS encoding NB-ARC domain-containing protein, protein MNADEALAIVDRLLGSEKLNNLQELIFLQSWQHMTYQEIAAKYAYSDDYIRDNGAQLWQLLSRIFNEKINKTNFKSVIERHLRQQKIVTSNNNQDWEEAIDVSFFYGREQELELLQKWIIGDREASTKLCGTSRRHRCRMIGIFGMGGMGKTSLAAKLAQQIASEFDFIIWRSLRNETSLEKLLTSIVDFIAQQVGIEISWPPDIGSRISLLIEYLRSYRCLIILDNGETILQSGIICGNYREEYQDYRKLFQLLGAISVESCVILTSREKLQEFSSLEGNATSVRSLQIKGLGAEVSRNICQLKGEFRGLEQDWQTLTDNYSGNPLALKIVAATIKDLFDGDVNQFLQQEIIFFDDLADLLEEQFVRLSRLEQEIMYWLAIVREPISLQKLQQDLLSSFPPKKLIEAVKSLIRRSLIENTATGFTQQPIFREYLLIRQSEKIAAELEIECC, encoded by the coding sequence ATGAATGCTGATGAAGCTCTGGCAATAGTCGATCGCCTTCTAGGCTCAGAAAAACTAAATAATCTGCAAGAACTTATTTTTCTTCAATCTTGGCAGCATATGACTTATCAAGAAATTGCTGCCAAATATGCCTATAGCGATGACTATATCAGAGATAATGGTGCTCAACTTTGGCAATTACTATCAAGAATATTTAACGAAAAAATTAATAAAACTAACTTTAAATCTGTTATTGAAAGACATCTACGACAACAAAAGATTGTCACTAGTAATAATAATCAAGATTGGGAAGAAGCAATTGATGTCTCTTTTTTCTACGGACGAGAGCAAGAGTTAGAACTACTTCAAAAATGGATAATTGGCGATCGCGAAGCTAGCACCAAACTATGCGGCACAAGCCGAAGGCATCGCTGTAGGATGATAGGTATTTTTGGTATGGGGGGGATGGGCAAAACTTCACTAGCGGCAAAATTAGCCCAACAGATTGCCTCAGAATTTGATTTTATTATCTGGCGATCGCTACGTAATGAAACATCTCTTGAAAAACTGCTTACTAGTATTGTGGATTTTATCGCTCAACAGGTGGGGATAGAAATAAGTTGGCCTCCAGATATTGGCAGTAGGATTTCTTTACTGATTGAATACTTACGATCTTATCGCTGCCTAATAATATTAGATAACGGAGAGACAATTTTACAAAGTGGTATTATCTGCGGTAATTATCGCGAAGAGTATCAAGACTACCGAAAACTTTTCCAACTTTTGGGAGCAATTTCCGTTGAGAGTTGTGTAATTTTAACCAGTCGAGAAAAACTCCAAGAATTTAGTTCCCTCGAAGGAAACGCAACATCAGTTCGTTCGCTACAAATAAAAGGACTGGGAGCCGAAGTAAGTCGTAACATCTGTCAACTTAAGGGGGAGTTTCGCGGTTTGGAACAAGATTGGCAAACTCTAACGGATAACTATAGTGGCAATCCTTTGGCATTGAAGATTGTAGCTGCCACAATTAAAGATTTATTTGATGGTGATGTTAATCAATTTCTGCAACAGGAGATCATCTTTTTTGATGATCTGGCAGATTTGCTGGAGGAGCAATTTGTTCGGCTATCTCGGTTAGAACAAGAAATCATGTATTGGCTGGCGATTGTCAGAGAACCAATATCTCTGCAAAAATTACAACAGGATTTATTATCATCTTTCCCCCCAAAGAAACTAATCGAAGCCGTTAAATCTTTGATTAGGCGATCGTTGATTGAAAATACGGCAACAGGTTTTACTCAACAACCAATATTTAGAGAATATCTTCTCATCCGACAAAGCGAGAAAATTGCAGCAGAGCTCGAAATAGAGTGCTGTTGA
- a CDS encoding DMT family transporter, whose product MIFQVDDFIGEIAALSAALLWAISSIIYSRLGLKIPPLKLNFYKGIIAIAFILITLTIQNAALTNLSLNTIALLFLSGIIGIGLGDTAYFAALNSIGARRTLLLETSSPAMGALLALAFIGEQLSYGAWCGILLTILGIAWVINERSPVNNFTVSRNGIIWGILAAIAQAIGSVVSRFALIQSNISPLESTLIRLLGGTLIVFGLLFLPTNNRQMQIKWQLTARSLGIIAIAAFGSTYLGIWLQQTALKFSPTGIAQTLLATSPLFILPIVALQGEKISLRAVLGVLLSLGGISFMFLR is encoded by the coding sequence ATGATTTTTCAAGTTGATGATTTTATCGGTGAAATAGCTGCCCTCAGTGCGGCTCTTCTTTGGGCTATTTCTTCAATTATCTATAGTCGTTTGGGGTTAAAAATTCCCCCACTAAAGCTTAATTTCTATAAAGGCATAATTGCGATCGCTTTCATTTTAATTACCTTAACTATTCAAAATGCAGCGTTGACCAATCTATCCCTCAATACCATCGCATTATTATTTCTGAGTGGTATTATCGGCATTGGCTTAGGAGATACAGCCTATTTTGCAGCGTTAAATAGTATAGGTGCGAGAAGAACCTTATTGTTAGAAACTTCTTCTCCAGCGATGGGAGCGTTACTAGCTCTAGCATTCATCGGCGAACAACTCAGCTATGGTGCTTGGTGCGGTATATTATTGACTATTCTAGGTATCGCCTGGGTAATTAACGAGCGAAGCCCTGTGAATAATTTTACTGTTTCCAGAAACGGAATTATTTGGGGAATATTAGCTGCGATCGCTCAAGCAATTGGTTCGGTTGTCTCTCGTTTTGCTCTTATACAATCGAATATTAGCCCACTAGAAAGTACCTTAATTCGTTTACTGGGTGGAACTTTAATTGTCTTTGGCTTATTATTTTTGCCCACTAATAACAGACAGATGCAAATTAAATGGCAACTAACAGCACGTAGTTTAGGGATAATTGCGATCGCTGCTTTTGGTAGTACTTATCTTGGCATCTGGTTACAACAAACAGCTCTCAAATTTTCCCCTACAGGAATTGCTCAAACCTTGCTGGCTACAAGCCCATTATTTATATTACCCATAGTCGCGTTGCAAGGAGAAAAAATTAGCCTACGGGCGGTATTAGGTGTTTTGCTATCACTAGGGGGGATTTCCTTCATGTTTCTGCGCTAA
- a CDS encoding diadenylate cyclase yields the protein MFIWKWQHIFQNAVADLFESVFRILELPITSNTFVIGVPISTQNVEKIFFQKEDCGFTPYEFKQVFELAKDNFHNDPEQFFFMGDAHLNKAHRASLYPKALKKAVQSILKERDLEREQVSFCSFPVQKNKHWIMTVVQLNRQDFDSQYRLTRKIHEIHSMRKYRIDRCFLEAVIYRVLEESELELQRPSEGNISSLANPVRVVEDAASSLLKSIEVHVNKWNKVDLLSFANAIAAERYEGSGSKGRLIISQTNHPDILAKVKLKVPIKIYDYRGIRKLLEVSSTKMALLCDGESVWGFGVPLDTYKPSLENLFEIRFTEHYTWELVHAENIMLRVKYKQPRLPRARFDKELFYDHVHRLFQVNETTANILLEAVEAAIKQRHGTILVITPKAERETVRLAAQSTPIEPIIVSKGIISHLSSVDGAILISPDGILHSFGVILDGKASKNGDSTRGARYNSAIRYIDGELSRNINCLALIVSEDGYVDLYPTSKRRIPRVWIEQLLDELEQYADSSKVFESDQAWSTLINLEKLRFYLLEEDVKRANKIKDIIVELENKDRQREIAGTGMGYIKAKFDDFEVDREMNSEYYLP from the coding sequence ATGTTCATATGGAAGTGGCAACATATTTTTCAGAATGCAGTTGCAGATCTGTTTGAGAGTGTATTCAGAATTCTTGAACTACCAATAACATCAAATACATTCGTGATCGGAGTTCCTATTTCTACTCAAAATGTGGAAAAGATTTTTTTTCAGAAAGAAGATTGTGGATTTACTCCCTATGAATTTAAGCAAGTTTTTGAACTAGCTAAAGATAACTTTCACAACGACCCCGAACAATTCTTTTTTATGGGTGATGCACATCTAAATAAAGCTCATCGAGCATCTCTATATCCCAAAGCACTCAAAAAAGCTGTTCAATCTATTTTGAAAGAGCGGGATCTTGAACGAGAACAAGTCTCTTTTTGCAGTTTTCCCGTTCAAAAAAATAAACATTGGATTATGACAGTTGTTCAGCTTAATCGGCAAGATTTTGATAGTCAATATCGATTAACCAGAAAAATACATGAAATACATTCTATGCGTAAGTACCGAATTGATCGTTGTTTTTTGGAAGCCGTAATTTATCGAGTATTGGAAGAAAGCGAACTGGAACTTCAAAGACCATCAGAGGGGAATATTTCGTCTTTAGCTAATCCGGTAAGAGTTGTTGAAGATGCTGCATCAAGTTTACTCAAATCCATCGAGGTTCATGTCAACAAGTGGAATAAAGTAGATTTACTATCCTTCGCCAATGCCATAGCAGCAGAACGCTATGAAGGTTCAGGAAGCAAAGGTAGATTAATAATCTCTCAAACTAATCATCCAGATATCCTAGCCAAAGTTAAATTAAAAGTTCCAATCAAGATTTATGATTATCGAGGAATCCGAAAATTGCTAGAAGTTTCCAGTACTAAGATGGCTTTGCTCTGTGACGGAGAGAGTGTTTGGGGCTTTGGAGTTCCCTTAGATACTTATAAACCCAGCTTGGAAAATTTGTTTGAAATTAGATTTACTGAACACTATACATGGGAATTAGTTCATGCTGAAAATATTATGCTCCGGGTTAAATACAAACAACCTAGATTACCAAGAGCGCGTTTTGACAAAGAATTATTTTACGATCACGTCCATAGACTGTTCCAAGTCAATGAAACAACGGCTAACATTTTACTAGAAGCAGTGGAAGCAGCTATCAAGCAACGCCACGGTACAATTTTGGTGATTACACCCAAAGCGGAACGAGAGACGGTAAGGTTAGCTGCTCAAAGCACTCCCATTGAGCCAATTATCGTTTCTAAAGGTATTATTTCTCATCTATCAAGCGTTGATGGCGCAATTTTAATTTCACCCGATGGTATCTTACATTCATTTGGGGTAATACTGGACGGTAAGGCTTCTAAAAATGGTGACTCAACCAGAGGGGCAAGATATAATTCTGCTATTCGTTATATCGATGGAGAATTGAGTCGTAATATTAATTGCCTGGCTCTCATTGTGTCAGAAGATGGCTATGTTGATTTGTATCCTACTTCCAAAAGACGAATACCTCGTGTTTGGATTGAACAGCTACTAGATGAACTGGAGCAATATGCTGACTCATCAAAAGTCTTTGAATCGGATCAAGCATGGTCAACTTTAATAAATTTGGAAAAACTGAGATTTTATCTTCTGGAAGAAGATGTTAAACGTGCCAACAAGATCAAAGACATCATTGTGGAACTGGAAAATAAAGACCGACAAAGAGAAATTGCCGGAACCGGAATGGGATATATAAAAGCCAAATTTGATGATTTTGAAGTAGACCGAGAAATGAATTCCGAGTATTATTTACCTTAA
- a CDS encoding mechanosensitive ion channel family protein, whose product MLRKKFLVTLFIIVATIIIGISPTASAQLPFIQDLAIYSRFIRQVQADSLNSACIRLDGRCLFKLAATDSELLSDRINEVQKRFGEVTTEYLSNEDSPVKITIRKIGNLQDIYLVLDGQEERLFTVTTPDARANDVSVLIRAEQLKLQIEQGLQVAKQERSPQYLRKQLIFGLCSLILILLVNFPLTWWIRQLRRSTKGLAPSIASKTLPIADQLARRQKWNLTEVKYRLLQLVQVLLWGGGFLFLLNLWPQTRIIPFLLIAALRIPFRVGIVALMTYILIRLTFFLIAKLSAVAIESQPDDLRVNQRGKLRINTTTRILRSSVTIIWTGIGVLFGFWVNGVNIAPILAGAGIFGLGLSLASQNLIKDAINGFIIIWDDRYAVGDIVDIGTVSGLVENINLRITQLRDAEGRLITVPNSAVDIVANRSSQWSRADLNIPVAYQTDIDRALNLIHQVAEAISEDPDWQERIWEFPNILGVDNFSDRGILIRVWIKTEPLKQWEVAREFRRRVKIAFDQAGIPISAPQQQILLEKNFASKKEQN is encoded by the coding sequence ATGCTCAGAAAAAAGTTTTTGGTTACTTTATTTATCATAGTTGCAACTATAATCATCGGGATTTCGCCTACTGCTTCAGCACAATTACCTTTCATTCAAGATTTAGCGATTTATTCTCGATTCATAAGGCAAGTACAAGCAGATTCTCTTAATTCTGCTTGTATTCGTCTAGATGGACGTTGTTTATTCAAGCTGGCAGCTACAGATTCTGAGTTACTATCCGACAGAATTAATGAGGTACAAAAACGTTTTGGTGAAGTAACAACAGAGTATTTATCTAATGAGGATTCTCCAGTAAAAATAACTATTAGAAAAATCGGTAATCTGCAGGATATATATCTTGTTCTTGATGGGCAAGAAGAGCGTTTGTTTACCGTTACCACTCCTGATGCTAGAGCTAACGATGTCAGCGTTTTAATTAGAGCGGAACAGCTAAAATTGCAAATTGAGCAAGGTTTACAAGTAGCTAAACAAGAGCGCTCGCCCCAATACTTAAGAAAACAACTTATTTTCGGACTATGTAGTTTGATCCTAATTTTGTTGGTAAATTTTCCTCTTACCTGGTGGATCAGACAACTACGAAGATCTACCAAAGGGCTTGCTCCTTCAATCGCTTCAAAAACTTTGCCGATCGCCGATCAGTTAGCCCGCCGTCAAAAATGGAATTTAACTGAAGTCAAATATCGCCTATTACAGTTAGTTCAGGTATTGCTTTGGGGTGGTGGATTTTTATTTTTGCTGAATTTATGGCCTCAAACGCGAATTATCCCTTTTTTGCTGATTGCAGCTTTAAGAATTCCTTTTCGCGTCGGTATAGTAGCATTAATGACCTACATATTGATTCGTTTGACATTCTTTCTGATTGCTAAATTGAGTGCCGTGGCGATTGAAAGTCAGCCCGACGACTTGAGAGTCAATCAAAGGGGAAAATTGCGGATAAATACGACAACCAGAATTTTACGCAGTAGTGTGACGATTATTTGGACTGGAATTGGCGTTTTATTTGGTTTTTGGGTTAATGGAGTTAATATTGCGCCGATTTTGGCTGGGGCAGGTATTTTTGGTCTCGGTTTATCTTTAGCTTCACAAAATCTGATTAAAGATGCGATCAACGGTTTTATAATTATTTGGGATGATCGCTATGCTGTAGGAGATATTGTTGATATTGGGACAGTGAGTGGTTTAGTAGAAAATATTAACCTCCGGATTACTCAATTGAGAGATGCTGAAGGAAGGTTGATTACAGTGCCGAACAGTGCCGTAGATATTGTGGCTAATCGTTCCAGTCAATGGTCTAGAGCTGATTTGAATATTCCCGTTGCCTATCAAACAGATATTGATCGCGCCTTAAATCTGATTCATCAGGTAGCCGAAGCTATAAGCGAAGATCCCGATTGGCAAGAGCGCATCTGGGAGTTTCCCAATATTTTGGGCGTAGATAATTTTAGCGATCGCGGTATTTTAATTCGCGTCTGGATTAAAACTGAACCTCTGAAACAGTGGGAAGTAGCCAGAGAATTCCGCCGTCGGGTTAAAATTGCTTTTGACCAAGCAGGAATTCCCATATCTGCTCCTCAACAACAAATATTGTTGGAGAAAAATTTTGCTAGTAAAAAGGAGCAGAATTAG
- a CDS encoding cytochrome P450, producing the protein MKQIPTVKSTSGWLRTIRQINAILRPLEFMEQRSRKHGDFYQVTFKKSPPTVITSNPQAIEDIFTASPDKFEVGRGNKGLNFLVGDNSLLLLDGKEHKNRRRLLMPPFHGESLQKCSEQIVEITNKVSNRLETGKPFKVRSLTQEITLRVILSVVFGIDSGARSERLRELLTTLLETFNTPLNSSLIFFPFLQQDWGKFSPWGRFLLLKQEIKTLIYAEIAERRELLAANQLENKDIFSLLLLAKDENGAGMTDEELHDELITLLFAGHETTASALAWLFYWVHYLPEVQDKLRFELNSWDQSSNYQSINNLTYLNAVISETLRIYPIAAGTFARLLTQPMSIMGYDFEPDTWLMISIYSLHHREDLYPNSKQFEPQRFLQKTYSSYEYIPFGGGNRRCIGSALALLEMKLVTATILSRFQLRLISDRGASRRHRPMLPVRRGLTIAPPASFKMMIESKID; encoded by the coding sequence ATGAAGCAAATACCAACAGTTAAAAGTACTTCTGGTTGGCTGAGAACCATCCGCCAGATAAATGCTATCTTGCGTCCTCTAGAGTTTATGGAACAACGTAGCCGAAAACATGGAGATTTTTATCAGGTAACATTTAAAAAATCACCACCAACTGTTATAACTAGTAATCCTCAAGCGATCGAGGATATTTTTACCGCTTCCCCAGATAAATTTGAAGTTGGTAGGGGCAATAAAGGTTTAAATTTCTTGGTGGGAGACAATTCTCTACTTTTATTAGATGGTAAAGAACATAAAAATCGCCGACGTTTGTTGATGCCCCCTTTTCACGGTGAGTCTCTGCAAAAGTGTAGTGAGCAAATCGTTGAGATAACTAATAAAGTTAGTAATCGCCTAGAGACAGGGAAGCCGTTTAAAGTTCGTTCCCTAACGCAAGAAATTACGCTACGAGTAATTTTGAGTGTGGTATTTGGGATTGATTCTGGAGCAAGATCTGAACGCTTGCGAGAATTATTAACTACACTTTTGGAAACTTTTAATACTCCATTAAACTCAAGTTTGATATTTTTTCCTTTTTTACAACAAGATTGGGGAAAATTTAGTCCTTGGGGTCGGTTTCTACTGTTAAAACAAGAAATTAAAACTTTAATTTACGCCGAAATAGCAGAAAGACGTGAATTATTAGCTGCCAATCAATTAGAAAATAAAGATATTTTTAGTTTGTTGCTATTAGCCAAAGATGAAAATGGCGCAGGAATGACAGATGAAGAATTACATGATGAGTTGATAACTTTATTGTTTGCTGGACATGAAACTACTGCCTCAGCTTTAGCTTGGCTTTTTTATTGGGTTCATTATCTTCCAGAGGTACAAGACAAGTTGCGCTTTGAATTGAATTCTTGGGATCAAAGCTCAAACTATCAATCAATCAATAACTTAACTTATTTAAATGCAGTAATTTCTGAAACTCTACGAATTTATCCCATTGCTGCGGGAACTTTTGCTCGCCTACTTACCCAACCAATGTCAATTATGGGATACGATTTTGAACCTGATACTTGGTTGATGATTTCTATTTATTCTCTGCACCATCGAGAAGATTTATATCCTAATTCTAAACAATTTGAGCCGCAAAGATTTTTGCAGAAAACTTATTCTAGTTATGAGTATATTCCTTTTGGGGGAGGCAATCGCCGTTGTATTGGTTCGGCTTTAGCATTACTAGAAATGAAATTAGTAACGGCTACAATTTTATCGCGCTTCCAATTAAGGTTAATAAGCGATCGCGGAGCTAGCCGAAGGCATCGCCCTATGTTACCAGTGCGCCGTGGTTTAACTATTGCCCCTCCAGCCTCTTTTAAAATGATGATTGAAAGTAAAATTGACTAA
- a CDS encoding TetR/AcrR family transcriptional regulator has translation MTAKENYHHGDLRQTIIEEALAWIDKENIFSLSLRGIARRIGVSHNAPYRHFPDKESLLVAIAEIGFTQLHQALQKALVDSPDDVQKRLEILGVAYVKYAINNQAYYRVMFSDCQRNYEQYPQLDQVSNDSFNVLLNAIKAGQEAKVFNTEDSLQLARVCWSLVHGVSMLAIDSQLMISDSASIVELAQKATRIMSKGIKKS, from the coding sequence ATGACAGCAAAAGAGAATTATCATCACGGCGATTTACGTCAAACAATAATTGAAGAGGCTTTAGCTTGGATCGACAAAGAAAATATTTTTAGTTTGTCGTTACGGGGAATTGCGCGACGTATTGGCGTTTCTCATAATGCTCCCTATCGTCACTTTCCAGATAAGGAAAGTTTGTTAGTTGCGATCGCTGAAATCGGATTTACCCAATTACATCAAGCTCTACAAAAAGCACTCGTTGATAGCCCAGATGATGTCCAAAAGAGATTAGAAATACTTGGTGTTGCGTATGTAAAGTATGCAATAAATAATCAGGCATACTATCGCGTAATGTTTAGTGATTGTCAAAGAAACTACGAACAATATCCTCAGCTTGATCAAGTATCAAATGATTCTTTTAACGTTCTACTCAATGCAATTAAAGCAGGTCAAGAGGCGAAAGTATTTAATACAGAAGATTCTCTACAATTAGCTCGTGTTTGTTGGTCACTAGTACATGGTGTATCGATGTTAGCAATAGATAGTCAGCTGATGATATCCGATTCTGCTTCAATAGTAGAATTGGCTCAAAAAGCCACTAGAATTATGTCTAAAGGAATAAAAAAATCCTAA
- a CDS encoding TIGR03960 family B12-binding radical SAM protein, protein MTLAFDNPIDSDLLKPARYLGNELGAIHKPWTEAQVRWVLTYPEVYEVGASNLGHIILYNIINAQPQQLCDRTYLPAPDLAAKLRSTNTPLFALESKRSLQEFDILGFSLSYELGATNILEMLSLANIPLTWKERNTKDYPLIFAGGQTATSNPEPYADFFDFIALGDGEELLPEIGLVIREGKAAGLNKEDLLLDLAQVPGVYVPRFYEMAEDGSVHPINSDVPKQILRRVATPIPAYSIGLVPYVETVHDRLTVEIRRGCTRGCRFCQPGMLTRPATDVEPEKVVDAIEKGMRATGYNEFSLLSLSCSDYLALPAVGMEIKNRLQNENISLSLPSQRVDRFDDNIANIIGGLRKSGLTFAPEAGTQRMRDVVNKGLTNDELLRGIQTAVKQGWNKVKLYFMIGLPGETDVDVIGIADTVRWLRRECSQLSNKRLNFNITVSNFTPKPHTPFQWHSVSTSEFRRKQDLLREEFRRIKGVKINYTDVRISAMEDFVGRGDRRLATVVKRAWELGAGMDSWWENLDKAYGAWEQAIAEADLTWKYRQIENGEWNLFGHSEGKTSISDATDIPLPWDHLNTGIDKAWLKEDLQKALDAATVPDCAFDGCSHCGVCGTDFGHNIVVKPPEIPKFEGHFQPNQHKEQKIRMWFGKVGEMSLISHLDLVRLFDRAIRRAALPISFTGGYHPGPKISIANALSLGITSNGEIVDFELTKDIDLEEFRTRLAAQLPENIPIYKVEDVELKSLNASRLMDRAEYLITVKVTGEHNPDNFTWHNWVETINNSQEILWEKFTKSGNKKVINLRDRLFALTLESISDMTTNSAILRFTGSCRNDGTNLSPDNLIYMLEKVTNLEFQLLQVHRQQLILNSQT, encoded by the coding sequence TTGACTCTTGCTTTTGACAATCCCATTGATTCCGATCTACTTAAACCAGCGAGATATCTGGGTAACGAGCTGGGGGCAATTCATAAACCCTGGACAGAAGCCCAGGTTCGTTGGGTATTGACCTATCCAGAGGTCTATGAGGTAGGAGCATCTAATTTAGGTCATATTATTCTCTACAATATAATTAACGCTCAACCACAACAGTTGTGCGATCGCACCTATCTACCCGCGCCAGACTTAGCAGCAAAATTGCGCTCAACAAATACCCCTCTATTTGCACTTGAGTCTAAGCGATCGCTACAAGAATTTGATATTTTGGGTTTTAGTCTCAGCTACGAGTTAGGGGCAACCAATATTTTGGAAATGTTAAGTTTGGCAAATATCCCACTCACTTGGAAGGAGAGGAATACAAAAGATTATCCCTTGATTTTTGCGGGGGGGCAAACAGCCACTTCTAATCCTGAACCCTATGCCGATTTCTTTGACTTTATTGCCTTGGGAGACGGAGAAGAATTATTGCCAGAGATTGGTTTAGTAATTCGGGAAGGTAAGGCAGCAGGATTGAATAAAGAAGATCTGTTATTGGACTTAGCCCAAGTTCCTGGGGTCTATGTTCCTAGGTTCTATGAGATGGCAGAAGATGGCTCGGTTCATCCGATTAACTCTGATGTTCCGAAACAAATCTTACGCCGAGTTGCTACTCCCATTCCTGCCTATTCCATTGGTTTAGTCCCCTACGTGGAAACTGTTCACGATCGCCTCACAGTAGAAATTAGACGCGGTTGTACTCGTGGTTGTCGCTTCTGTCAGCCAGGAATGTTAACTCGTCCCGCAACAGATGTAGAACCAGAGAAGGTGGTTGACGCAATTGAAAAGGGAATGCGAGCGACTGGCTACAATGAGTTTTCTTTGTTGTCCTTGAGTTGTTCAGATTATCTTGCTCTGCCAGCAGTGGGGATGGAAATCAAAAACCGTCTGCAAAATGAAAATATATCTTTATCCCTTCCCAGTCAAAGGGTAGATCGCTTTGATGACAACATCGCCAATATCATTGGTGGTTTAAGAAAGTCAGGGTTAACTTTTGCTCCTGAAGCAGGTACACAGAGAATGCGGGATGTGGTAAATAAAGGATTGACCAACGACGAGTTACTGCGAGGTATTCAAACCGCAGTTAAACAGGGCTGGAACAAGGTTAAACTCTATTTTATGATTGGTTTGCCTGGGGAAACAGATGTCGATGTAATTGGGATTGCTGATACGGTGCGTTGGTTACGTCGAGAATGTAGTCAGTTAAGTAATAAACGCCTTAACTTCAATATCACAGTTTCCAATTTTACGCCTAAACCTCATACCCCCTTTCAATGGCACTCTGTCTCAACTAGTGAGTTTAGACGAAAGCAAGACCTCTTACGGGAAGAGTTTCGCCGGATCAAAGGAGTCAAGATCAACTACACCGATGTTCGCATCTCTGCGATGGAAGATTTTGTGGGACGGGGCGATCGCCGTCTGGCGACCGTAGTTAAACGAGCCTGGGAATTAGGAGCAGGCATGGATTCCTGGTGGGAGAACTTAGACAAGGCTTATGGGGCTTGGGAACAAGCGATCGCCGAGGCTGATTTAACCTGGAAATATCGTCAGATAGAAAATGGAGAATGGAATCTTTTCGGACATTCTGAAGGGAAAACTTCAATCTCAGATGCCACTGATATTCCTTTACCCTGGGATCATCTTAATACAGGTATTGATAAAGCTTGGCTCAAAGAAGACCTACAAAAAGCTTTAGACGCGGCTACTGTTCCTGACTGTGCCTTTGATGGATGTTCCCATTGTGGTGTGTGTGGTACTGATTTTGGACATAACATTGTCGTTAAACCACCTGAGATTCCCAAGTTTGAGGGACATTTCCAACCTAATCAACATAAAGAACAAAAAATCAGAATGTGGTTTGGGAAAGTGGGCGAAATGAGTCTCATTAGTCATCTCGATTTAGTCCGTCTATTTGATCGGGCGATCCGTCGTGCTGCTTTGCCGATCTCTTTTACAGGAGGATATCACCCAGGACCAAAGATTTCCATTGCCAATGCCCTATCTTTGGGGATTACTAGTAACGGTGAAATTGTTGATTTTGAATTAACGAAAGACATTGACTTAGAAGAATTTCGCACCAGATTAGCAGCTCAGTTACCAGAGAACATCCCGATTTACAAAGTGGAAGATGTTGAGCTTAAATCCCTAAATGCTAGCCGTCTTATGGATCGTGCAGAATATCTTATTACAGTAAAAGTAACAGGAGAACACAATCCTGATAATTTTACTTGGCATAACTGGGTAGAGACTATCAACAATAGTCAAGAAATTCTCTGGGAAAAATTTACTAAGTCGGGTAATAAGAAAGTAATTAATTTACGCGATCGCTTGTTTGCTCTAACTTTAGAATCTATTTCAGATATGACAACTAATTCAGCGATTCTACGCTTTACTGGTAGCTGTCGCAATGACGGTACCAATTTATCACCAGATAATCTGATTTATATGTTAGAGAAAGTGACAAATTTGGAATTTCAATTACTCCAAGTCCATCGTCAACAACTAATTTTAAACAGCCAAACTTAA